A single Saccopteryx bilineata isolate mSacBil1 chromosome 11, mSacBil1_pri_phased_curated, whole genome shotgun sequence DNA region contains:
- the LOC136315631 gene encoding histone H2A type 1-D — protein MSGRGKQGGKARAKAKTRSSRAGLQFPVGRVHRLLRKGNYSERVGAGAPVYLAAVLEYLTAEILELAGNAARDNKKTRIIPRHLQLAIRNDEELNKLLGKVTIAQGGVLPNIQAVLLPKKTESHHKAKGK, from the coding sequence ATGTCTGGGCGTGGAAAACAAGGCGGCAAAGCGCGTGCAAAGGCCAAGACTCGCTCTTCACGGGCTGGACTCCAGTTTCCAGTCGGCAGAGTTCATCGTTTGCTCCGCAAGGGCAACTACTCGGAGCGAGTCGGGGCCGGCGCACCCGTGTACCTGGCGGCTGTGCTGGAGTACCTGACGGCGGAGATCCTAGAGCTGGCTGGCAACGCGGCCCGCGACAACAAGAAGACGCGCATCATCCCGCGCCACCTGCAGCTTGCTATCCGCAACGACGAGGAGCTCAACAAGCTGCTGGGTAAAGTGACCATCGCGCAGGGCGGCGTCCTGCCCAACATCCAAGCCGTGCTGCTGCCCAAGAAGACCGAGAGCCACCACAAAGCCAAGGGCAAGTAA
- the LOC136315635 gene encoding histone H2B type 1-C/E/F/G/I-like has translation MPEPAKSAPAPKKGSKKAVTKAQKKDGKKRKRSRKESYAVYVYKVLKQVHPDTGISSKAMGIMNSFVNDIFERIAGEASRLAHYNKRSTITSREIQTAVRLLLPGELAKHAVSEGTKAVTKYTSSK, from the coding sequence ATGCCCGAGCCCGCCAAGTCCGCGCCCGCCCCGAAGAAGGGCTCCAAGAAGGCTGTGACCAAGGCGCAGAAGAAAGACGGCAAGAAACGCAAGCGCAGTCGTAAGGAGAGCTACGCGGTGTACGTGTACAAGGTGCTGAAGCAGGTGCACCCCGACACCGGCATCTCGTCCAAGGCCATGGGCATCATGAACTCTTTCGTCAACGACATCTTCGAGCGCATCGCGGGCGAGGCGTCGCGCCTGGCGCATTACAACAAGCGCTCCACCATCACGTCCCGGGAGATCCAGACGGCCGTTCGCCTGCTGCTTCCTGGGGAACTGGCCAAGCACGCTGTGTCCGAGGGCACCAAGGCCGTCACCAAGTACACAAGTTCCAAGTAG
- the LOC136315633 gene encoding histone H2B type 1-C/E/F/G/I: protein MPEPAKSAPAPKKGSKKAVTKAQKKDGKKRKRSRKESYSVYVYKVLKQVHPDTGISSKAMGIMNSFVNDIFERIAGEASRLAHYNKRSTITSREIQTAVRLLLPGELAKHAVSEGTKAVTKYTSSK from the coding sequence ATGCCCGAGCCAGCCAAGTCCGCGCCCGCCCCGAAGAAGGGCTCCAAGAAGGCTGTGACCAAGGCGCAAAAGAAGGACGGCAAAAAGCGCAAGCGCAGCCGCAAGGAGAGCTACTCGGTGTACGTGTACAAGGTGCTGAAGCAGGTGCACCCCGACACCGGCATCTCGTCCAAGGCCATGGGCATCATGAACTCGTTCGTCAACGACATCTTCGAGCGCATCGCGGGCGAGGCGTCGCGCCTGGCGCATTACAACAAGCGCTCGACCATCACGTCCCGGGAGATCCAGACGGCCGTGCGCCTGCTGCTGCCCGGGGAGCTGGCCAAGCACGCCGTGTCCGAGGGCACCAAGGCCGTCACCAAGTACACCAGCTCCAAGTAG
- the LOC136315632 gene encoding histone H2A type 1, with protein sequence MSGRGKQGGKARAKAKTRSSRAGLQFPVGRVHRLLRKGNYAERVGAGAPVYLAAVLEYLTAEILELAGNAARDNKKTRIIPRHLQLAIRNDEELNKLLGKVTIAQGGVLPNIQAVLLPKKTESHHKAKGK encoded by the coding sequence ATGTCTGGGCGCGGAAAACAAGGCGGCAAAGCGCGTGCAAAGGCCAAGACTCGCTCTTCACGGGCTGGACTCCAGTTTCCAGTCGGCAGAGTTCATCGTTTGCTCCGCAAGGGCAATTATGCCGAGCGGGTCGGAGCCGGTGCGCCCGTGTACCTGGCGGCTGTGCTGGAGTATCTGACGGCGGAGATCCTGGAGCTGGCTGGCAACGCGGCCCGCGACAACAAGAAGACGCGCATCATCCCGCGCCACCTGCAGCTGGCCATCCGCAACGACGAGGAGCTCAACAAGCTGCTGGGCAAAGTGACCATCGCGCAGGGCGGCGTCCTGCCCAACATCCAGGCCGTGCTGCTGCCCAAGAAGACTGAGAGCCACCACAAGGCCAAGGGCAAGTAA
- the LOC136315630 gene encoding histone H3.1 has protein sequence MARTKQTARKSTGGKAPRKQLATKAARKSAPATGGVKKPHRYRPGTVALREIRRYQKSTELLIRKLPFQRLVREIAQDFKTDLRFQSSAVMALQEACEAYLVGLFEDTNLCAIHAKRVTIMPKDIQLARRIRGERA, from the coding sequence ATGGCTCGGACTAAGCAGACCGCGCGAAAATCCACTGGTGGCAAAGCCCCACGCAAGCAGCTGGCCACCAAGGCGGCCCGCAAGAGCGCGCCCGCCACAGGCGGCGTCAAGAAGCCGCACCGCTACCGGCCCGGCACGGTGGCCCTGCGCGAGATCCGCCGCTACCAGAAGTCCACCGAGCTGCTGATCCGCAAGCTGCCCTTCCAGCGCCTGGTACGCGAGATTGCGCAGGACTTCAAGACCGACCTGCGCTTCCAGAGCTCGGCCGTGATGGCGCTGCAGGAGGCGTGCGAGGCGTACCTGGTGGGGCTGTTCGAGGACACCAACCTGTGCGCCATCCACGCCAAGCGCGTGACCATTATGCCCAAGGACATCCAGCTCGCGCGCCGCATCCGTGGGGAGAGGGCGTAA
- the LOC136315636 gene encoding histone H4-like → MCLDQVCLVSCFSAVIMSGRGKGGKGLGKGGAKRHRKVLRDNIQGITKPAIRRLARRGGVKRISGLIYEETRGVLKVFLENVIRDAVTYTEHAKRKTVTAMDVVYALKRQGRTLYGFGG, encoded by the exons atgtgccttgaccag GTGTGCTTAGTATCTTGTTTTTCTGCGGTCATCATGTCTGGTCGCGGCAAAGGCGGGAAGGGTCTAGGCAAAGGGGGCGCCAAGCGCCACCGTAAAGTCCTGCGCGACAACATCCAGGGCATCACCAAACCCGCCATCCGGCGCCTGGCCCGGCGCGGCGGCGTCAAGCGCATCTCCGGGCTCATCTACGAGGAGACCCGCGGGGTGCTCAAGGTGTTCCTGGAGAACGTGATCCGGGACGCCGTCACCTACACGGAGCACGCCAAGCGCAAGACGGTCACGGCCATGGACGTGGTCTACGCGCTCAAGCGCCAGGGCCGCACCCTCTACGGCTTCGGCGGCTGA
- the LOC136315629 gene encoding histone H1.4-like translates to MSETAPAVPPATATEKTPVKKKARKSAGAAKRKASGPPVSELITKAVGASKERSGVSLAALKKALAAAGYDVDKNNSRIKLGLKSLVSKGTLLQTKGTGASGSFKLNKKVSSGETKAKKAGAAKPKKAAGATKKAAGLANPKKNAKKTPKKGKKPAAAAGAKKVAKSPKVKAAKPKKAAKSPAKGKASKPKAAKAKSTKVKKAAPKKK, encoded by the coding sequence ATGTCCGAAACCGCACCTGCCGTGCCTCCTGCTACGGCAACGGAGAAGACGCCAGTGAAAAAGAAGGCCCGCAAGTCCGCCGGTGCTGCCAAGCGCAAGGCGTCCGGGCCGCCGGTGTCCGAGCTCATCACCAAAGCCGTGGGCGCCTCCAAGGAGCGCAGCGGCGTCTCGCTGGCCGCGCTCAAGAAGGCGCTGGCGGCCGCGGGCTACGACGTGGACAAGAACAACAGCCGCATCAAGCTGGGCCTCAAGAGCCTGGTGAGCAAGGGCACCCTGCTGCAGACCAAGGGCACCGGCGCCTCGGGCTCCTTCAAGCTCAACAAGAAGGTCTCCTCCGGGGAGACCAAGGCCAAGAAGGCGGGCGCGGCCAAACCCAAGAAGGCTGCTGGGGCGACCAAAAAGGCTGCCGGGTTGGCCAACCCCAAGAAAAACGCCAAGAAGACCccgaagaaggggaagaagccagcggcagctgcaggagccaagAAAGTGGCCAAGAGTCCGAAGGTGAAAGCAGCCAAGCCCAAGAAGGCAGCTAAAAGTCCAGCTAAGGGTAAAGCATCTAAACCCAAGGCGGCGAAGGCAAAATCTACCAAGGTCAAGAAGGCTGCCCCCAAAAAGAAGTAA